Within the Mugil cephalus isolate CIBA_MC_2020 chromosome 1, CIBA_Mcephalus_1.1, whole genome shotgun sequence genome, the region CCTGAGGCTGCAGCACGAGAAGGAGGTCAGTGTCCCCTGTTCCCACGGTTACTGGCTCCTCCTCATTACCTGTCCATTTATTTACTGTCCCCCGTCCCCCATCCTCAGGTCCTGGGGGTGAGGGCTCGCTATGAGAAGGAACTGCGAGGACTCCATGAGGACAAGAATCGCTCTGAGGAGGAAATACGTCAGCAGCTCAGGGAGGAGAAGGTAGCTACATGCTACAGGCTACATCCAACATGCCACATGCTAGATTCTACATGCTGCAGGCCACATGTTACACACTGCATGCTACATGCTATAAGCCACACCTGATGTGCTACATCATATATGCTACATCCTACATGGTAAATGCGACATGCTATGTGCTAAATGCTATATGGTAAATTCTACGTGCTGCATAGTAAATGCTATGTGCTACGTGGTGTCCAGGCTCGGACCAGGGAGCTAGGGGGGTTCCAGGTCCAGGTGGAGGAGCTTCAGGCTCAGCTTCAGTCCATGGAGGAAACCAGAGGCTGCTTGGAGGGACGGCTCCAGGAAGCCCAGGTCAGTCCATATAGAACCAGGGGCTGCTTGGAGAGACTCCTCCAGGAGACCCAGGACAGTCCTCATAGAACCAGAATCATATACAACCATTATCGCATAGAACCACATCATAGAACCTAACTCTAACACCTTAAGGAGGCCGATCTGTTTTCCATATGTTCTCTAACCTTTGAACAGAACAACATAGAGAAGAACTCTCTTCAACACCAGGAGGAGCTACAGCGTCTGCAGAGAGAACACAGTTTACAGCTGCAGGTAATAAACTAATCTAGAACCTAAACTATGTGGAacgaaataatttatttttatcaattatCAGAGTGAGTGAACAGAATAAAACTCTAAGTCCCATCAGTATCTGGTGTTTCTAGAACTTTACACCACATCAGTCCTtctaggtcctctggctctacgtcagggtccagTAGGATCAGAGACTCAGTGGAGACTTAcaggatgaaaaacacatttagattaTTTTGTGAAGACGTCCACCAAAGACATGAGCTCAGAACTGACCCAGGGCCACCAGCTACTGTCTGGACcagtctggacacaagtggtcttcatggaagagctgcagccaaacatccgtccctctgacatggaaacaagaccaagagactccaCTATGAACCAGAACCTAGGAAgtgggctcagaaacatctggactgatgatgTTTGTTGAGCTACAATGagtgaaacatggtggaggctcctggagagtcTGGTCCTCAGGCAGACACTGATCCAACATCaagaccatcagggaggaggactggccccacatttattctgGCCCCCCCAGAGCCCTGGTCTCAGCATCATAGACCAAGAACTGTGTTCAGGTGGACCTGATGTGTCTGGGAGGTAAAGGGGGGGCACACCAGATCCAGATTAGATTCATTcaggatttaaaataaactattaacaccaACATGAAAGAACCCTGAGATTCTCAGAGCTGAATGAAACCGGACGCACAATGGAGCAAAAAAGTATTTAGTCAGCCACCAAATGTACAAGTTCTCCCACTGAAAAAGATGAGATGTAATTTTCATCATGGTTCACGTCAACTATGAGACAGAATGGGGGGGACAGAATCCAGGAAATCACACTGTCTGAAGAGTTTATTTGCAAATTATGGtggaaaataagtatttggCCAATAACAAAAGTTCATCTCAGTACTTTGTTGACAATGGCAGAGGCCCAACATTTCCTGTAAGTCTCCACAAGGTTTTCACACAATGTTGCTGGTATTTTGGCCCATTCCTCCATGCAGATCTCCTCTAGACCAGCGATGTTTTGGGGCTGCCACTGGACAACACGGACTTTCAACTCCCTCCaaagattttctatggggttgaGATCTGGAGACTGGCCAGGCCGCTCCAGGACCTTGAAATGCTTCTTAGGAAGCCACTCCTTCGTTGCCTGGGCggtgtgtttgggatcattgccACGCTGAAAGACCCAGCCACGTTTCATCTTCAGCTGATGGAAGGAGGTTTTCCCTCAGAATCTCGTACATGGCCccattcattctttcctttaCACGGATCAGTCATCCTGGTCcctttgcagaaaaacagccccaaagcATGATGTTTCCACCGCCATGCTTCACAGTAGGTATGTGTTCTTTGGATGCAACTCCGCATTCTTTCTCCTCCAAACACCAGAAAGTTctattttggtttcatctgaCCATATGACATTCTCCCTGTCCGCTTCTGTATCATCCaaatgctccctagcaaactgcaGACGGGCCTGGACATGGTCTGGCTTAAGCAGGGGGACAGGTCTGGAACGGCAGGATTTGAGTCCCTGGTGGCGCAGTGTGTTACTGATGGGAGCCTTTGTTACTTTGGTCCCAGCTCTCTGCAGGTCACCAGCTCCCCCATGTGGTTCTTGTGATCATTTTGACCCCTCGGGGTGAGATCTTGCGTGGAGTCCCAGATCCAGGGAGATTATCAGTGGTCTTGTATGTCTTCCATTTTCTAATAGTTGATCCAACAGTTGATTTCTTCACACCAAACTGCTTACCTATTGCAGATTCAGCCGTCCCAGCCTGGTGCAGGTCTAAACTTGGCTTGTCTTGGTCTTAGTCTTGGTGGAGTTTGGAGTGTGACTGTTTGAGGTTGTGGACAGGTGTCTTTTATACTGATAACGAGTTCAAACAGGTGCTATTAATCCAGGTAATGAGTAGAGGACAGAGGAGCCTCTTAAAGAAGAAGTAACAGGTCTGTGAGAGCCACAAATCTTGCTTGTTTGTTATTGACCAAATACGTATTTTACAGAGAAATTAAccaataattcattcattcatcaaaaaTCAGACAGTGTGATTTCCTGGATTCTTTCTCCCCCGTTCTGTCTCATAGTTGAAGTGAACCCATGATGAAAATTACATCTCTCATACATCTCTCATCTGGTATAAATACCTGTCcgcctgtccctctgtctctgaccccctgtccctctgtcccctgtccctttgtctctgtccctgCAGGACATGCTGTCAGAGATGCAGGTattgaagcagcagctgctggaagTGGACAGACAGAAGGACGAACACATGGACACGATTGGAAAACTGAGACAGGTGAGGCATGATCACTGAAAATAGTCTCTGTgtcccctctctgtcctctgtgtcctctctctgtcctctgtacCTGATCAATCTGATTGAACTGTCCTCTGTCCCCAGGAGATAAAGGACACTGTAGACGGACAGAGAATTCTGGAGAAGAAAGGCAGCGCAGCGGTGAGTAGGGGACAGACACTGAGGGACAGACTGGAGACttataaatgttaatttctattttaattcAGATAAAATATCGAGAAACTaactgtctgtgtctctgtcccccTGTAGCTGAAGGACTTGAAGCGCCAACTGCAGCTAGAGAGGAAGCGGGGGGACAAACTCCAGGAGAGACTCCAGGACATTCTGACCAACAGTAAAACCAGGACAGGTCAGTGTCCACCTGTCCACATCCTCAGTGTCATCTGTCTGCCTGTGGGACAGTGTATCTGTGGGACATCctcatcttcatttatttaaatttatttaaagtagAAACGGACGGTGTCTCTTGGTGGACGGTGTCTCTTAGTGGACGTGTTACTTGGTGGACAtacaggaggaggtggtttcTACCACAGAGGCCAGTGAAGAGTAAAGATGCTCTGATGCTATAGTCTCAGTGATGGAGGCACTTCAAGCTGAGACGGGTCATGGTCATGGTTGGGGTCATGGTTAGGGTCATGATTGGGGTCATGGTTGGGGTCGTGGTTGAGGTCGTGGTCATGGTTAGGGTCATGGTTGGGGTCATGGTCATTGTTAGGGGGTTAAGGTCATGGTTGGGGTCATGGTTGGGGTCATGGTCATGGGACAGGGTCATGGTTGGGGTCATGGTCATTGTTAGGGGGTTAAGGTCATGGTTGGGGTCATGGTCATGGTTAGGGTCATGGTCATTGTTAGGGTCATGGTTCGGGTCATGGTCATGGTTAGGGTCATGGTCATTGTTAGGGTCATGGTTGGGATCTTGGTTAGGGTCACGGTTGGGGTCatggttagggggttagggtcATGGTTCGGGTCATGGTTGGGGTCATGGTTGGGGTCATGGTTAGGGTCATGGTTGGGGTCGTGGTTGGGGTAGTGGTTAGGGTCATGGTCATGGTTTGGGTCATGGTTAGGGTCATGGTTAGGGTCATGGTCATGGTTGGGGTCATGGTTAGGGGGTTGGGGTCATGGTTGGGGTCATGGTTGGGGTCATGGTTAGGGTCatggttagggggttagggtcATGGTTAGGGTCATGGTAAGGGTCATGGTTGGGGTTAGGGTCATGGTTGGGGTCATGGTTGGGGTTGTGGTTAGGGTCATGGTTGGGGTCATGGTTAGGGTCATGGTTGGGGTCATGGTTAGGGTCATGGTTGGGGTCATGGTTGGGTAGGGTTGGTCATGGTTGGGGTCAGGTAGGGTCATGGTTGGGTCATGGTAGGGTAGGTTGGGGTCTGGTTGGGGTCATGGTTGGGTCAGTTGGTTAGGGTCAGGTTAGGGTTGGTTGGGTCTGGTCATGGTTGGGTTAGGGTCATGGTTGGGTCATGGTTGGGGTCATGGTTAGGGTCATGGTTGGGTTGTTGGGGTCATGGTTAGGGTCATGGTTggggggttagggggttagggtcatggttagggttagggtcatggTTAGGGGTTGGGGTCATGGTTGGGGTCATGGTTGGGGTCATGGTTCGGGTCATGGTTAGGGTCATGGTTGGGGTCATGGTTGGGGTCATGGTTAGGGTCATGGTTGGGGTCATGGTTAGGGTCATGGTTAGGGTCAGGGTCATGGTTGGGGTCATGGTTGGGGTCATGGTTGGGGTCATGGTTAGGGTCGTGGTTGGGTCTGGGTTAGGGTCGTGGTTAGGGTCATGGTTGGGGTCATGGTTGGGGTCATGGTTGGGGTCATGGTTAGGGTcggggttagggggttagggtcatggttagggttagggtcatggTTAGGGGGTTGGGGtcgtggttagggttagggtcatggTTAGGGGGTTGGGGTCGTGGTTGGGGTCATGGTTAGGGTCATGGTTGGGTTCGTGGTTAGGGTCATGGTTAGGGTCatggttagggggttagggtcATGGTTAGGGTCatggttagggggttagggtcATGGTTAGGGGGTTGGGGTCGTGGTTGGGGTCATGGTTAGGGTCATGGTTGGGTCATTGGTTGGGTCATGGTTGGGCGGTTGGGTCATGGTTAGGGTCATGGTTGGGGTCATGGTTGGGGTCGGGGTTAGGGTCATGGTTGGGGTCATGGTTGGGGTCATGGTTAGGGGGTTGGGGTCATGGTAAGGGTCATGGTTGGGGTTAGGGTCATGGTTGGGGTCATGGTTAGGGTCGTGGTTAGGGTCATGGTTGGGGTCATGGTTGGGGTCATGGTTAGGGTCATGGTTGGAGTCATGGTTGGGGTCATGGTTGGAGTCATGGTTGGGGTCATGGTTAGGGTcggggttagggggttagggggttagggtcATGGTGTTGACAGTTTGGGTTATTGCCCAGACTAATGTGGCCCCTGACAGTATATGAGGCCGCTCTGACAGGAGATGGAGATGCTCGGTGTCTCATGCTGCTTAAGTGCAGCGTTGTACGGGAAAGATGAGCTCCCAGGAACTGGTCTAACAGAGGGTTAAAGCCAGACTGGGGGTGACTCTCACTAGTCAGGTACAGCCCccacggttaaaacagggaggaagtggaatctgAGAGGGTCAGGTACAGTAAGGAGAACCAGCCACAGAGAAGAACCCACTGTGTTCTGGTGTAAGTACGTTATAGGGTTAGATTCTGTTTGTACGGGAGAAAATCcatatatttctatttattgtaAATCTTTCCCGTGTACGCTGATCCTCTGctctctaatttatttatttattcatttatttatgttggtAGGTcaatttcttttctgtctctgtcccgtCTCTATAGCCAGATTTCCATAGGCGTCCACTACCccagctttttttaaatacccCCAACAACCGTTATGCAGTTATGAGCTAATGGATTCAAGACAAGCTTCCTACCAGCGCCCCCTGGTCTGTGGCTGTATATCGCGTCCATCTCCTCAGACCGTTTCATGacctttcagtcagcaccaCTCGTATTGTTGTCCCCCCGATAATCggccttcatttgttttaccgtcCTGATGAAGCCAAGTCTGTCCGTCTCAGCCGTgatccgctggaaaaccttgttgTTCCGAGTCCAGCTCCCGCTGTAAACtgtcttctcccaacaaggGTTAGGGAAAGCCCTCTCCTCCGGGTTGGTCCACAGCGACgttacttttccagtcatcatttaaaaatgtaccgACACCAGAGCAGAAAGTTGAAGTGAGCAGCTTCCTACTCGTCAGTACCGTCTGTCTGGTCagaacatcctgctttgtacctGGCGCTGCATCGTGATGATTTTGAGCAGCGTTCTACGCCACAACAGTTTCCCTTTGGCCTCGCTCCGCCCCCCTTCTACCAATGGAAATAGagatttaaagtgggcggtgcgGGGTGGTGTGGAGGTAGGCTGTCTATGGACATCCGGCTCTACAGGACATGTGGTCTGTCTTTCAGGCTTGGAGGATCTGGTCCTGTCTGAGATCAACAGTCCCAGTCGGACTCAGCAGACCGGAGACTCGTCCTCCGTCTCGTCCTTTTCCTACAGAGACATGATGAAGGAGACTCAGCCGGCCAATCAGAGCAAGGTGGGTGGAGCCAGAGTAAGATGGCTGGAGCCAATCAGAGCATTGTCCCTGGTGGTCTCTGAGGACCCATTGTGGTCTCTGGTGATCTCTGATGGTCTCTGATGGTCTCTGATGGTCTCTGATGGTCTCTGTGTTTCAGTCAGGTGGAGGCAGTCCTCAGTCCCAGCGTCCGGACTTatctgaggaggaggtgggggagttATTCCAGCGGCTCGCTGAGGTCCAGCAGGAGAAATGGATGCTAGAGGAGAAGGTAGGAGACCCCGTTACCAAGGCAACCACACTCTGCCTTAGCCCCGCCCTGTCCCATGTCCTTCCATTGGTGGTCTGTGGACATGTGGTCCTGCTGGCTCCTGTGGTCACGTGGTCctggtgtgtttcaggtgaAGCATCTGGAGGTGAGCTGCTCCTCGATGGCTGAGGACATCTGCAGGAAGAGCTGCATCATCCAGACCTACGTCATGGACAGCCGCAGAGGTAGACTCACTTAGACCTGGTCCTCACATAGACTCACATTCACATAGACTCACTTAGACCTGGTCCTCACATAGACTCACATTCACATAGACTCACTTAGACCTGGTCCTGTGTCTAGATGTCTCAGGTGGAGTAGCAGGAGGTGCCCAGGGGGACAGAGGAGGTCTGAGTTCTGTCCTCAGAGATCTGGTGAAACCAGGAGACGAGAATCTGAGAGAAATGAACAAGAAGCTTCAGAACATGTTGGAGGAGCAGCTCACCAAGAACCTGCACCTGCACAAGgtaaggggggtgggggtggggggggcactAGGAGGAAGGGTGGGATACAAGATGGGGGCCACAGAGAGACATCCACagcttctgtgtctgtcttcCCAGGACCTGGAAGTTTTGTCCCAGGAATTAGTCCGACTCAGTAAAGACACCAGTCCTGGTGGAGGTGCTGCTGGGTCCGGATGAGGCTATCACCTGGAACCAGTCTGTTCATTCCCTTCCATGACCTCAGCCGGGCTCAGACTAACGCCTGGAACCATCATCTCTTCTTCCTTCCCCGCACTGTGGGCTCTGACTACTGTCTGGAGTGTTATGATTTCACCTTTACAGTCTGACTCCTGCGTTCGGACTAAATGCTGGAGTAGACGTTGGTGTTGAATGTAGTTAACCACTGTGCTGTGTCTGTTGGGTCCTGGCTATAACCTGGAAAATCATAGTAACTGATCTCCTTGAGTTCCCTTATAATCTATCTGTTGGACCTGGCTATTTCCTGGACTAGCTTGAGGTTCACAGTTATTTCTGGTCAGATTTGTGGAGCAAACTGCTGGTCTCCTTaatcagctgatttttttttcttcacattttattttgaaaggatcCTAGAAATGGAAATGTCACCGAACTCCAGAATTCAGATTTGAGACGTTTCACTTTGGCCCTGGCTACGTCCTGAAGTCCaatgtctctctctgccttcaTTTTGTCTGCAGCACCGCTTCAGACTGGGCCCAGACTATTCACTTGATTGTAAATTGTATTAAATGatcatttctaaaaaataaataactaaaatcataaaatttagaaaattttagaaaaacatatttcagCTGAACTCCAAGACAAAGTCTGCTCCCTTCATGTTTTAGAATTTGGATGTGACAACAAAAAATATGTAGATGAATTTTGGGTCAAAGATGGTTTTGTCCTCGGCTGTGTCTATGGCCTGGACCACATGAACTAACTTGTCTTGCACTGTTCCGTTGTCCCAGGGATAATACAACCTTTTATCTTTTGTTGCTCTGCTTTGGCTTAGTGTCGGGCTGAGTCTATTTCCTGCTTTGAATGCATCTGTTATGACTGTATCTTAAACTCTGTAAAATTCGCCTCCTGTTTGCCTTGGTTTCTTCTCTTGTCCTCATGGTTCTGACTATGTCCTGGACTGTGTTGTAACCGCCTGTAAAATGCTGCTTGGTTCTTTGAAAGTTAAAACTGTAAAGTCGTGTTATAACCACCTGAAGGGAGACTGAGCGGGATCAGTCTATGTGCTGAACAGCGTTTGTTTAActctatgtgtgtatatatatatatgctgtgATGATATGACTTGTACCAGTTTGAAGAATCAACTGAATTATTTATGATTATGACGCTAATTATTGTAACGACCTGATAAAGTTGTGACTGACCACGTTGGAGGtttcctcttgttcctcttcaacacaacacaaatgataaaatttgatactaaaacatttaaagatgaaatgaatCGATCCAGAAACGAACCTGAAAATTCAcgttaaaatgtgaaattatttccATTAACTGAAATCCCCTCAGATGACGATGGCAAAGTGGAGGAAACGGCTTCAGTTCTCTGAAgtttagatattttatttctcctggatgTCTCGATCCTTTGGACAAGATGAACATTAATGAATGCCAAAAGGTTCCTCTTCCAGGGTCTAtgtccagaggaggaggaacgttGGAGAGTGTGCAAACAACTGACGGATCCGGCTCCGTCTATGTCCTGGAGAACAACCTCTCCATTGAACTCTGAATCCTAAAAGTTGAAAGAAGTTTGTGTCTTCTGGTTTAATTTGTACAAACTCTGGTCTGGATCAGTctacgcccccccccccccccgcagtcCTCCCTGTTGTTGGATTAAAAGTTTGTagtgaagtttgcagatggaGGTCGATGTCGGGGCTAATTATCTGCCCCTCAGAGACGAGGATTAACGAGATAGCGCCTGATTGGCTGGCCGAGGGTTAATTGGACGAGTTCCTTTAATTAGAGGGAACCCTGGAGGGAGGACTAATGTTTGGAAACATTCGTCACTGGTTTTAATCATTGGTCAAAGTGCAGATACCCACATGCCCCAGTGCTCGTGGTCAGAACGTTCCTCCTTCTTCCAACTTTGGTAAtttctgaagttttttttgaagagaaacatttaagtTTGTTCTAAACTAAAAGCTGAACGCCATCAACTCGTTAACGTAACGTATTTCAACCCCTCGTTAACAGTGGCCTCGTTAGGAAGaagtgaaaagagaaaggaggtgAAACCTGAGGAGACGGAACCCTAAAGGACAAGAggtgaaagaagagaaaatgaaatgagaggaggagggggggggggtcgcctCCCAGATAAACTCTGTACACTCTGCGCACAATTAATTTTGGGTTTTGtaggagaatgtgtgtgttcataatTACTACGAagctcaaagaaaaacaaaaatattcccatctcacttgtttattttaattttttaacatcAAACAACTCAAACTTTACCAATAAACATTTTTCAGTCGGTGGCTTCTGTTCAGTAACAGTCATAAGCCTCCAGTCATGGAGTCTGTCCCATTTAAGAGTTCTCCATAGGGTCAGATGCCGTTCTCCTTTCATCTGA harbors:
- the LOC125022087 gene encoding GRIP1-associated protein 1-like, which codes for MSTSVSEKTALGWSELETSLNTEREEKRLLREQIHHLELSEKLKKKQESFQRLQTEKEVLYNDSRTKIEEMNQRKEEEVKALNTRIQKLQSDVTAANQTAAELREQLQSKEKEHEVAVNALKDQVASQSAVSQEQVDNILQENDALRTNLAALEQIQTVKTQEMNLLRDQQEALTAERENLLAQRDDLESQLQESSFANRKLLEQLTEEGHEKDKLLRELDEAKKTAEKRKSMLDDMSMQLNQEKSVHKEALSDLRLQHEKEVLGVRARYEKELRGLHEDKNRSEEEIRQQLREEKARTRELGGFQVQVEELQAQLQSMEETRGCLEGRLQEAQNNIEKNSLQHQEELQRLQREHSLQLQDMLSEMQVLKQQLLEVDRQKDEHMDTIGKLRQEIKDTVDGQRILEKKGSAALKDLKRQLQLERKRGDKLQERLQDILTNSKTRTGLEDLVLSEINSPSRTQQTGDSSSVSSFSYRDMMKETQPANQSKVGGARSGGGSPQSQRPDLSEEEVGELFQRLAEVQQEKWMLEEKVKHLEVSCSSMAEDICRKSCIIQTYVMDSRRDVSGGVAGGAQGDRGGLSSVLRDLVKPGDENLREMNKKLQNMLEEQLTKNLHLHKDLEVLSQELVRLSKDTSPGGGAAGSG